From Candidatus Aegiribacteria sp., one genomic window encodes:
- the hemW gene encoding radical SAM family heme chaperone HemW — protein MKSSGLYIHVPFCKKKCSYCSFYSVKSNDRTRFSFGKALLSELEQRARDNIIGTIYAGGGTPTLLPPEFWSEFLTLVDDIADTSEIHECTIETNPGAVTERDLFTLRQIGFNRLSIGIQSFSDVALVTLGRIHNSTRAVETFRSARKAGFGNISIDLMYGIPKQTLKDWLEDLKRIEDLAPEHISCYELSVEEGTPIAKAINAGELFKPEEETCREMYFTADEILRELGYFHYEVSNYTRGKSFISRHNSSYWDRTPYIGLGPSAHSFNGRNTRSWNVASIEEYLRLMKSGKSSVAGREEIACEQVALEAVMLGLRCSIGFDLEKIETETGVSINRDHLNAMIENNRVILSGSEFVPTVEGMLYADGDSINLVG, from the coding sequence CTCCTGTCCGAACTCGAACAGAGAGCGAGAGACAACATCATAGGGACCATTTACGCCGGTGGAGGGACGCCAACGCTTCTTCCACCTGAATTCTGGAGTGAATTCCTTACCCTTGTTGATGATATTGCTGATACATCCGAAATACATGAGTGTACCATTGAAACGAATCCAGGCGCTGTTACTGAAAGAGATCTTTTCACATTAAGACAGATCGGTTTCAACAGACTCAGTATAGGCATTCAGTCCTTCAGTGATGTCGCACTTGTAACACTTGGAAGGATACACAATTCTACCAGGGCAGTTGAAACCTTCAGAAGCGCCAGGAAGGCAGGATTCGGAAATATCTCAATAGATCTGATGTACGGAATCCCCAAACAGACATTAAAAGACTGGCTAGAAGATCTGAAGCGCATCGAGGATCTGGCTCCTGAGCACATATCCTGCTATGAGCTTTCAGTGGAAGAAGGAACGCCTATAGCAAAAGCCATAAATGCAGGAGAATTGTTCAAACCGGAAGAGGAAACCTGCCGGGAAATGTATTTCACGGCAGATGAGATTCTGAGGGAATTAGGCTATTTCCATTACGAGGTGTCCAATTACACAAGGGGAAAGAGCTTCATCTCCCGACATAATAGTTCATATTGGGATAGAACTCCTTACATCGGACTTGGTCCCTCTGCTCATAGTTTCAATGGAAGAAACACAAGGAGCTGGAATGTGGCCTCGATAGAGGAATATCTCAGGCTGATGAAAAGCGGAAAGTCTTCTGTAGCAGGAAGAGAAGAAATTGCATGTGAACAAGTAGCACTGGAAGCGGTAATGCTTGGTTTGCGCTGTAGTATAGGTTTCGATCTTGAGAAAATTGAAACTGAAACCGGAGTCAGTATTAACAGAGACCATCTGAATGCTATGATCGAAAACAACAGAGTTATCCTGTCAGGATCAGAATTTGTTCCTACTGTAGAAGGTATGCTGTACGCTGATGGTGATTCAATTAATCTCGTTGGATAA